The following are encoded in a window of Amphibacillus xylanus NBRC 15112 genomic DNA:
- a CDS encoding Eco57I restriction-modification methylase domain-containing protein translates to MDKTVIKPFQEIKYKVYGYTLPEVPNHDGYVKIGDTTRDAVTRIFEQVGTAGLNPKILFEKLARKSDGKWFRDKDLHKFLILNGIEKKDFNSRADEWFYFNGNLEKAEELTNKFINRDYDEIQIDDKRSDYILRNEQQQAVEKTYEYYQSKQEPREFLWNAKPRFGKTLTTYDFIRNLNAKNVLIVTNRPAIANSWFDDFQKFIAWQEPQMKFVSETDALNGKAMTRDQYLEFIDTTSHANPTQIAFISLQDLKGAEFAGGMYKKLEWVAGLNWDLLVIDEAHEGIDTRRTDIAFSQLKRDFTLHLSGTPFKALAKGDFSEEQIFNWSYVDEQEAKENWDSTIGSNPYESLPTLNLFTYQMSKMIEDEVSAGLTIEEEKNVDYAFDLNEFFRVKENGRFEYEESVVRFLDNLSSGKFPFSESQYRNELNHTFWLLPRVNSAKALEKLLNSHPTFKDYKVVLAAGDGVSLHEGIESEALDLKENTKSYDKVRNAIRNYDKTITLSVGQLTTGVTIPEWTAVLMLNNIESPSLYFQAAFRSQNPYEFEKDGKLYRKENAYIFDFSPDRTLRLYDEFANNLSSGSSKTSEERKRKIKKLLNFFPVIAEDEDGTMHEIDANEVLTIPTRITSREVVKRGFMSNLLFANISGIFSGDSPFKEILDKIPPEKNKRLEKPREVSITDPHLNDEGEVEIPKEVVLGKSKELFGEKIYSSIEVVDEVVSSFEKAEEKQKESIKKLAKDITASFSDGFNNLKDSFKLNKGQTDKLKESVNNSIEDIITEKSLTLSNQVKEIEEEYAKKKQEAEKKNDETELIAATRQYEEEKQKIEESFADEINKEVENTINTVVEEQIEKVEEKKKKTTEDDVRDHLRGFARTIPAFLMAYGDDQTRLENFEKNIDEATFEDLTSITIEEFKKLRDGFEYEDDKGNTKVIHGLFNEVVFNAGIGEFLDTKKRLANYFDDSLQEDIFDYIPPQKTNQIFTPKRVVKNMVNTLEEENPGIFSDKTKKFADLYVKSGLYITEIVKKLNEGLKEQIPNQQERIKWILENQVYACAPSNIIYNIVKNFIYSDTVNVSTKNLIEVDTMNLTSKGKLSTDIYKAFGDDNLKFDVIIGNPPYQDETIGDNKTYAPPIYHDFLEESYKLADKVIMIHPARFLFNAGSTPKSWNKKMLSDEHLRVVNYYDDSSNVFPNTDIKGGIAITYRDKEKVFGAIGTFTVYEELISILNKVTPNSSETLDSLISGRGVYKLAEAAHVDYPEIEDIQSKGHKNDIGSGAFRLLKDIIFYKDKPKHEGEYVKILGLENSKRTYYWMDKKYLNAPSSFEEYKVIMPQANGNGTFGEVISSPLVLEPNVGATETFLSIGGFSTKYEAEAALKYIKSKFARAMLGVLKITQANTRDKWSKVPVQDFTDQSDIDWSKSISQIDKQLYKKYNLSEKEIQFIEGKVKPME, encoded by the coding sequence ATGGATAAGACAGTAATTAAGCCTTTTCAAGAAATTAAATATAAGGTGTACGGTTATACCTTACCTGAGGTTCCAAACCACGATGGCTATGTGAAGATAGGTGATACGACACGTGACGCTGTTACGAGAATTTTTGAACAAGTAGGTACAGCTGGTTTAAATCCTAAAATTTTATTTGAGAAACTAGCTCGTAAATCTGATGGAAAATGGTTCCGTGATAAAGATTTACATAAATTTCTTATTTTAAATGGTATAGAGAAAAAGGATTTTAATAGTCGTGCTGATGAGTGGTTCTATTTTAATGGAAATCTGGAAAAGGCTGAAGAGTTAACGAATAAGTTTATTAACCGTGATTATGATGAAATACAAATTGATGATAAACGTTCGGATTATATATTAAGAAATGAACAGCAACAAGCAGTAGAAAAAACGTATGAATATTATCAAAGTAAGCAGGAGCCCAGAGAATTTTTATGGAATGCAAAACCACGTTTTGGGAAAACATTAACAACTTATGACTTTATTAGAAACCTTAACGCAAAGAATGTTTTAATTGTAACAAATAGACCAGCAATTGCTAACTCATGGTTTGATGATTTCCAAAAATTTATTGCCTGGCAAGAGCCACAAATGAAGTTTGTATCGGAAACAGATGCACTAAATGGAAAAGCGATGACTAGAGATCAGTATCTCGAGTTTATTGATACAACTTCTCATGCTAATCCTACTCAAATTGCATTTATTTCATTGCAAGATTTAAAGGGTGCAGAATTTGCAGGAGGTATGTATAAGAAACTAGAATGGGTAGCTGGACTAAACTGGGACTTGCTCGTAATTGATGAAGCTCATGAAGGAATCGATACTAGAAGAACCGATATAGCATTTAGTCAATTAAAAAGAGACTTTACCCTGCATTTATCAGGTACTCCTTTTAAAGCCTTAGCTAAAGGTGATTTTTCCGAAGAACAAATATTTAATTGGTCTTATGTAGATGAACAAGAAGCTAAAGAAAACTGGGATTCAACGATTGGTAGCAATCCTTACGAAAGCCTACCGACTTTAAATTTGTTTACGTATCAAATGAGCAAAATGATAGAAGATGAAGTATCGGCTGGGTTAACAATAGAGGAAGAAAAAAACGTTGATTATGCATTTGATTTAAATGAATTTTTTAGAGTTAAAGAAAATGGAAGATTTGAATATGAGGAAAGTGTTGTTCGTTTTTTAGATAATCTATCTTCAGGGAAGTTTCCATTTTCCGAAAGTCAGTATCGTAATGAACTTAATCATACTTTTTGGTTACTTCCACGGGTTAATTCCGCTAAAGCACTTGAAAAATTATTAAACTCTCATCCTACATTCAAAGATTACAAAGTAGTACTTGCAGCAGGAGATGGTGTTAGTTTACATGAAGGCATAGAATCAGAAGCACTTGATTTGAAAGAGAATACAAAAAGCTATGATAAAGTTAGGAATGCTATTAGAAATTATGATAAAACAATAACACTTTCTGTAGGACAGTTAACAACTGGTGTGACAATTCCTGAGTGGACGGCGGTATTAATGTTAAATAATATTGAATCACCTAGTTTATACTTTCAAGCTGCATTTCGTTCACAAAATCCTTATGAATTTGAAAAGGATGGAAAGTTATATCGTAAAGAAAATGCATATATATTCGATTTCTCACCAGATCGAACATTAAGGCTTTATGATGAATTTGCTAACAACTTGTCTAGTGGTAGTTCAAAAACAAGCGAAGAAAGAAAGCGCAAAATAAAGAAGTTATTAAACTTCTTTCCAGTAATTGCTGAAGATGAAGATGGTACAATGCATGAAATAGATGCAAACGAAGTACTGACGATACCTACACGAATTACTTCACGAGAAGTAGTTAAAAGAGGTTTTATGAGTAACTTACTGTTCGCTAATATATCCGGTATTTTTTCAGGTGATTCACCATTTAAAGAAATTCTAGATAAAATACCACCTGAGAAAAATAAAAGATTAGAAAAACCTCGTGAGGTTTCTATTACTGATCCGCATTTAAATGATGAAGGGGAAGTAGAGATACCAAAAGAAGTAGTGTTAGGTAAATCAAAAGAACTTTTTGGAGAAAAAATTTATTCATCAATTGAAGTGGTTGATGAAGTTGTATCATCCTTCGAAAAAGCTGAGGAAAAACAAAAAGAATCCATTAAAAAACTTGCGAAAGATATAACAGCATCATTTTCAGATGGCTTTAATAACTTAAAGGATTCCTTCAAACTGAACAAAGGACAAACCGATAAGCTAAAAGAGTCAGTAAATAATTCAATTGAGGATATTATAACTGAGAAAAGTTTAACACTAAGCAATCAAGTTAAAGAAATAGAGGAAGAATATGCAAAGAAAAAGCAAGAAGCAGAAAAGAAAAATGATGAAACAGAATTAATAGCAGCGACTCGGCAATATGAAGAAGAAAAACAAAAGATTGAAGAGTCTTTCGCCGATGAAATTAATAAAGAAGTAGAAAACACAATCAACACTGTTGTCGAAGAACAAATAGAAAAGGTAGAAGAAAAGAAAAAGAAAACAACGGAAGATGATGTTCGAGATCATTTACGAGGATTTGCACGTACAATCCCTGCGTTCTTAATGGCATACGGAGATGATCAGACTAGATTAGAAAACTTTGAAAAGAATATTGATGAAGCTACCTTTGAAGATCTTACAAGTATCACAATAGAGGAGTTCAAGAAGCTTCGAGATGGTTTCGAATATGAGGATGATAAAGGCAATACAAAAGTCATTCATGGTTTATTCAATGAAGTAGTTTTTAATGCCGGTATCGGAGAGTTTTTAGATACTAAAAAGCGGTTAGCAAATTATTTTGATGATAGTTTGCAAGAGGATATTTTCGATTACATTCCTCCACAAAAAACAAATCAAATTTTTACACCAAAAAGAGTAGTAAAAAACATGGTCAATACATTAGAAGAAGAAAATCCAGGAATTTTTTCTGATAAGACGAAGAAGTTTGCTGACTTATATGTAAAAAGTGGTTTGTACATTACGGAAATCGTAAAAAAACTAAATGAAGGTTTGAAAGAACAAATTCCGAATCAGCAGGAACGCATTAAGTGGATACTTGAAAATCAAGTATATGCTTGTGCACCTAGTAATATTATTTATAACATTGTAAAAAACTTTATCTATAGTGATACGGTAAATGTGTCAACCAAAAATCTTATAGAAGTTGATACAATGAATTTAACTAGTAAGGGAAAATTAAGTACAGATATTTATAAGGCTTTTGGAGATGATAATTTGAAATTTGATGTAATTATAGGTAACCCACCTTACCAAGATGAAACAATAGGTGATAATAAAACTTATGCCCCACCAATTTATCATGATTTTTTGGAAGAGTCTTATAAACTGGCCGATAAAGTAATAATGATTCACCCTGCTCGATTTTTGTTTAATGCAGGAAGCACACCGAAATCATGGAATAAGAAAATGTTATCGGATGAACACCTCAGAGTTGTTAATTATTACGATGATAGCTCTAATGTATTTCCAAATACTGATATAAAAGGCGGAATTGCTATAACGTATAGAGACAAAGAAAAAGTCTTTGGAGCGATCGGAACTTTTACAGTTTATGAGGAATTAATTTCAATTCTAAATAAAGTAACACCTAATAGTTCTGAAACTTTAGATAGTCTCATTTCTGGACGAGGAGTTTATAAATTAGCAGAAGCGGCTCATGTGGATTATCCTGAAATTGAAGATATTCAGTCAAAGGGACATAAGAATGATATTGGTTCAGGAGCATTTAGGCTTTTAAAAGATATTATTTTTTACAAAGATAAACCTAAACACGAAGGGGAGTATGTAAAAATTTTAGGTCTTGAAAATAGTAAGCGAACATACTATTGGATGGATAAAAAGTATTTGAATGCCCCAAGCAGTTTTGAAGAGTATAAAGTGATTATGCCCCAAGCCAATGGAAATGGAACATTTGGTGAAGTGATAAGCTCGCCATTAGTTTTAGAACCAAATGTTGGTGCTACAGAAACATTTCTTTCAATTGGTGGATTTTCAACTAAATATGAAGCAGAAGCAGCTTTAAAATATATTAAAAGTAAATTTGCAAGAGCAATGTTAGGTGTGTTAAAAATAACTCAAGCCAATACGCGAGATAAGTGGTCGAAAGTTCCTGTGCAAGATTTTACCGATCAATCAGATATTGATTGGTCAAAATCAATATCTCAAATTGATAAACAGCTATATAAAAAGTATAATTTGAGTGAGAAAGAGATTCAATTCATTGAAGGTAAAGTAAAGCCAATGGAATAG
- a CDS encoding S-Ena type endospore appendage — protein MALNDIWPCQENESSNTTACSRPCKKCCRCKPDKDRAIITDEICGTFDTHLPVPVPLNIYHVDESIRPFGIVSTISFYYGQGDPTLITVLVTYYDLSEETIIIPRGNTITRTLRNVGSLTIQTPQASGKYCLNIHYK, from the coding sequence ATGGCATTAAATGATATTTGGCCGTGTCAGGAAAATGAAAGCTCTAATACAACAGCTTGTAGTAGGCCATGTAAGAAATGCTGTCGGTGTAAACCTGACAAAGACCGAGCAATTATCACTGATGAGATATGTGGAACCTTTGATACACATTTACCTGTCCCCGTTCCTTTAAACATATACCATGTAGATGAGAGTATCCGACCATTTGGAATTGTTTCGACGATCTCCTTTTATTATGGACAGGGTGATCCAACATTGATTACGGTATTAGTTACGTATTATGACCTGTCGGAAGAAACAATAATAATCCCGCGTGGTAATACGATTACCCGTACGCTTAGAAATGTAGGTTCATTAACAATTCAAACGCCACAAGCATCTGGAAAGTATTGCTTGAATATTCACTATAAGTAA
- a CDS encoding ABC transporter ATP-binding protein gives MILEAKDINYYYQDGEHRRYILKDTSISFEKGKFYTILGQSGSGKTTLLSLLSALDTPHSGSILFNKRDIKQIGYEKYRRNNIGIIFQSYNLIPTLTAVENVLVPMSITENELPVDSKTVAYNLLDYIGIVKSKADRYVNKLSGGEQQRVAIARALATNVDVILADEPTGNLDEEMEQEIVDIFKKLAHEHGKCVVVVTHSNEIAIQSDQAYHLRKGVLSPYE, from the coding sequence ATGATATTAGAGGCGAAAGATATAAATTATTATTATCAAGATGGAGAGCACCGTCGCTATATTTTGAAAGATACTTCTATTTCCTTCGAGAAGGGGAAGTTTTATACAATTTTAGGTCAGTCAGGTTCAGGAAAAACGACATTGCTCTCATTACTCAGTGCACTCGATACACCACACAGTGGAAGTATATTATTTAACAAAAGAGATATTAAGCAAATTGGATATGAAAAGTATCGACGGAATAATATCGGAATCATTTTTCAAAGTTATAATTTAATTCCTACTTTAACAGCAGTTGAAAATGTCCTTGTACCTATGTCAATTACAGAAAACGAACTCCCTGTTGATTCTAAAACAGTCGCTTACAATCTACTTGATTACATCGGCATTGTAAAAAGTAAAGCGGATCGTTATGTTAATAAATTATCAGGTGGAGAGCAACAGCGTGTTGCAATTGCTCGTGCGCTTGCAACTAATGTCGATGTCATTCTTGCGGATGAACCAACTGGAAACCTTGATGAAGAGATGGAACAAGAGATTGTTGATATTTTTAAAAAGTTAGCACATGAACATGGAAAGTGTGTAGTTGTCGTTACACACTCCAATGAGATCGCTATACAGTCAGATCAGGCTTACCACTTAAGGAAAGGTGTATTGTCTCCGTATGAGTGA
- a CDS encoding GNAT family N-acetyltransferase, translating to MIKLIRKITQEEAWNMRHKVMWPDKPFDYIKVNGDDTAIHYGLFRDNKLISVISLFLSDKEAQFRKFATLEEEQGKGFGSQLLNYTLEQARLFGAERVWCNARSNKNTFYQKFGLKETASRFTKGGKDYVIMEVFF from the coding sequence GTGATTAAGTTGATAAGAAAAATTACTCAAGAAGAAGCATGGAACATGAGACACAAGGTCATGTGGCCAGATAAACCGTTTGACTATATCAAAGTTAATGGTGACGATACAGCTATCCATTACGGATTATTTAGAGATAATAAATTGATTTCAGTTATTTCTCTCTTTCTCAGTGATAAAGAGGCTCAATTCAGGAAGTTCGCCACCTTAGAAGAAGAGCAAGGTAAAGGGTTTGGAAGTCAATTGCTAAATTACACTTTAGAGCAAGCACGTTTATTTGGCGCGGAACGTGTTTGGTGTAATGCCCGATCAAATAAGAATACTTTTTATCAAAAATTTGGTCTTAAAGAAACAGCGAGTAGATTTACTAAGGGCGGAAAAGATTATGTTATAATGGAGGTTTTCTTTTAA
- a CDS encoding YusW family protein yields the protein MDADEGVQVELNEDKTNGPPQDEDKAEAGIEPTFKYDSEEVNLFELQIELLSNEEWSYEFNRSNQKAKIEHENGAESEKSGEEVFSKIEELLSSIQIDYERSINDMMSQILDYLNISRDDLKEIDVYIETSNDQILGFEYQAPSGSESTTINELDLEIRFVSNEKWDYEYDLREQEFKIEYHNRDNLNGQDAQKEVERIISAVNIDLDQSIGSMRESLLLAIDADASNVDAWEFEVEYEDQMRIGVKSN from the coding sequence ATGGATGCTGATGAAGGGGTGCAAGTTGAATTAAATGAGGATAAAACAAATGGGCCTCCTCAAGACGAAGACAAAGCAGAAGCTGGTATAGAGCCAACATTTAAATATGATTCAGAAGAAGTGAATCTATTCGAGCTTCAAATTGAATTGTTATCAAACGAGGAATGGAGCTATGAGTTTAATCGTTCTAACCAAAAAGCAAAAATTGAACATGAAAATGGTGCGGAATCTGAAAAAAGTGGAGAAGAAGTATTTAGTAAGATTGAAGAACTTCTCTCATCGATTCAAATTGATTATGAACGTTCAATCAATGACATGATGAGTCAAATTCTCGACTACTTAAACATCAGTCGTGACGATTTAAAAGAAATAGATGTCTATATTGAGACGTCTAATGACCAAATATTAGGCTTTGAATATCAAGCTCCTTCAGGAAGCGAGTCAACAACTATTAATGAGTTAGATTTAGAGATTAGATTTGTATCAAATGAAAAATGGGATTATGAATACGATTTGCGTGAGCAGGAATTTAAAATAGAATACCATAATCGCGACAATCTCAATGGACAAGATGCTCAGAAAGAGGTTGAAAGAATAATTTCTGCTGTAAATATAGATTTAGATCAATCGATTGGCTCAATGAGAGAATCATTATTATTAGCAATTGATGCTGATGCTTCAAATGTTGACGCTTGGGAATTTGAGGTTGAGTATGAAGATCAGATGCGAATAGGGGTAAAATCAAACTAG
- a CDS encoding ABC transporter permease, with protein sequence MNFVKRGLLGITRKKGKSLILLAVIFILGNLISGAISIQQATENAENNIKERLGAKVMLEIDWEAYEELSEEERDNFVPEELGIDVIEQVGALSYVKYYDYNLETYLGSDSLKSYQGEGMDEDFVHFGPSMDFRLRGINYAPVVDFEEQKAKLVDGRTFTQDEVNNGSAVTIISSKLAEMNNLHVGDTFALKNDFYYYDYENEEEELINSRDLVLEVIGIFESQVVKENIEEDFDGGYIDWMDIEYQNTLYVPNKIVSAENAFQFEQMLTVEPEFAEMYEEEGGSFDYYIPTFVLNTHEDIEAFSEEAIPLLPQLYTVISSGDHYHNISGPIESMSKLSNYVLIAAVFATILIIGLVVLLFLRDRKHELGIYLSLGERRGRVIGQILIEVLVTAFVGITLSLFSGNFLASQLSDTMLKVDDNSAYEDYDYYFQSGLTTDDAIDSYEVTLDANYVLIFYGVGMVTILISTLIPLVYIVRLNPKKILM encoded by the coding sequence ATGAATTTTGTTAAGCGGGGTTTATTAGGGATTACAAGAAAAAAAGGGAAATCATTAATATTATTAGCTGTCATCTTTATATTAGGTAACTTAATCTCAGGTGCTATTTCGATCCAGCAAGCAACAGAGAATGCTGAAAATAATATTAAGGAACGATTGGGAGCTAAAGTTATGCTCGAGATAGATTGGGAGGCTTATGAAGAGCTAAGTGAGGAAGAACGGGATAACTTTGTACCCGAAGAGTTAGGGATCGATGTAATTGAACAAGTAGGCGCGCTCTCCTATGTGAAATATTATGATTATAATCTTGAAACTTATTTAGGTTCAGATAGCTTAAAGAGTTATCAAGGCGAAGGTATGGATGAAGATTTTGTTCATTTTGGGCCAAGTATGGACTTTAGGCTGAGAGGAATCAACTACGCACCCGTAGTAGATTTTGAAGAACAAAAGGCAAAATTAGTTGACGGTCGAACATTTACACAAGATGAAGTTAATAATGGCTCAGCTGTCACTATCATTTCTAGTAAATTAGCGGAAATGAACAATTTACATGTAGGCGATACATTTGCACTGAAAAATGATTTTTATTATTACGATTATGAGAATGAGGAAGAAGAATTAATAAATTCAAGAGATCTAGTGCTTGAAGTTATTGGGATTTTTGAATCTCAAGTTGTTAAGGAGAACATAGAAGAAGATTTCGATGGTGGTTATATTGACTGGATGGATATCGAATATCAAAATACTTTATACGTTCCAAATAAAATCGTTAGTGCTGAAAATGCCTTTCAATTTGAACAAATGCTAACAGTAGAACCTGAATTTGCAGAAATGTATGAGGAAGAAGGCGGTAGCTTTGATTACTATATACCAACGTTTGTCCTAAACACTCATGAAGATATTGAGGCATTTTCAGAAGAGGCTATACCATTATTACCTCAACTTTATACAGTTATTAGCTCTGGAGATCATTACCATAATATTTCTGGACCGATCGAGTCGATGAGTAAACTCTCAAACTATGTTTTAATTGCTGCTGTATTTGCAACAATTCTAATCATTGGTTTAGTCGTGTTACTATTCCTACGAGATCGAAAACATGAACTAGGAATCTACTTATCTCTAGGAGAGCGACGTGGACGTGTAATCGGTCAAATTCTTATAGAAGTGTTGGTTACAGCATTTGTAGGGATTACATTATCTTTATTCAGTGGTAACTTCTTAGCTAGCCAATTGTCTGATACGATGTTGAAGGTAGATGATAATTCAGCGTATGAAGACTACGATTATTATTTCCAATCAGGTTTAACAACAGATGATGCTATAGATTCATATGAAGTAACGCTAGACGCAAACTATGTATTAATTTTCTACGGGGTTGGTATGGTAACGATTTTAATCTCAACACTTATACCACTTGTCTATATTGTGAGATTAAATCCAAAGAAAATACTGATGTAA
- a CDS encoding PASTA domain-containing protein, with translation MSDFLSKFNKDQYSDLVNKQGNNDIKGEQEQEAENQVNDESLNNQVEQSFVPDIEEGVSNQDAELKSEPPKMRSSSRYNADEELEIDPDYRRKKRIKIIIAIAGSLLACILVYFIYHSLVHVKVEDFVGQPISEARAWAKENDIEIELEQEYNLEYDPNRIISQSVPAGDKIKKGNTLLIVSSLGPDPDDVIPLPDFSVMSQVEAEQWIDEHKAENLQIVVEYHDEIEAGEFIKLVIRDSSIDPSEYRRKDRAAIYYSRGQEVFEKDITVPNFVGSLREEVEKWAETNEIEITYEESDSDSFEAGFIISQSEAADEKIARRDKMTVVVSTGKAVIVPSFWGLTPDEAMTKYPDLEVTVKSVYHGKVPYGTLISQSIEADTKLTEKDNKQITVTYSLGRPYLQDLRGRLEGELPSIFYEEYQSKGANIKYTVKYVDSPEIKGTIVKMSKFNEFVPMDYTVEISVSNNASGPTIPQDPIEEEEDLLPDNDPTDVGNDEDTEDIDK, from the coding sequence ATGAGTGATTTTTTATCTAAGTTTAATAAAGACCAGTATTCTGATCTCGTCAATAAACAAGGTAACAACGACATTAAAGGTGAGCAAGAACAAGAAGCGGAAAATCAGGTAAACGACGAATCTCTAAATAATCAAGTGGAACAATCATTTGTACCAGATATTGAAGAAGGTGTGTCTAATCAAGATGCCGAGTTGAAATCAGAACCGCCTAAAATGAGAAGTAGCTCTAGGTACAATGCAGATGAAGAGCTAGAAATTGATCCTGACTATCGGAGGAAAAAACGAATCAAGATTATCATAGCGATTGCGGGGTCACTATTAGCTTGTATACTGGTGTACTTTATTTATCACTCTCTTGTCCACGTGAAGGTTGAGGACTTTGTTGGTCAGCCTATTTCTGAAGCGCGTGCTTGGGCAAAGGAGAACGATATAGAAATTGAACTAGAACAAGAATATAACTTAGAATATGATCCAAATAGGATTATTTCTCAAAGTGTACCTGCAGGAGATAAAATTAAGAAAGGTAACACATTACTCATTGTTAGTAGTTTAGGTCCAGATCCAGACGATGTTATTCCTCTACCTGATTTTTCAGTTATGAGTCAAGTAGAAGCGGAACAATGGATCGATGAACATAAAGCAGAAAATCTACAAATTGTCGTAGAATATCATGATGAAATTGAAGCTGGAGAATTTATTAAGCTTGTGATTCGAGACAGCTCAATTGACCCATCAGAATATCGCCGTAAAGACAGAGCAGCGATTTACTATTCTAGAGGTCAAGAGGTATTTGAAAAGGATATTACTGTCCCTAACTTTGTCGGTAGTTTAAGAGAAGAAGTAGAGAAGTGGGCAGAAACGAATGAAATTGAAATAACTTATGAAGAATCAGACTCTGATAGTTTCGAGGCTGGATTTATTATTAGTCAAAGTGAAGCGGCTGATGAGAAAATTGCTAGACGAGACAAAATGACAGTCGTCGTGTCTACAGGGAAAGCCGTAATTGTCCCTAGCTTCTGGGGCTTAACGCCAGATGAGGCAATGACTAAATATCCTGATCTAGAAGTGACCGTTAAGTCTGTATATCATGGGAAAGTACCTTATGGAACACTTATATCTCAGTCAATTGAAGCGGATACTAAATTGACTGAAAAAGATAATAAGCAGATTACGGTTACTTATTCTCTAGGTAGACCTTATTTACAAGATTTAAGAGGACGTTTAGAAGGAGAGCTACCAAGTATATTTTATGAAGAGTATCAATCAAAAGGTGCAAATATTAAATATACTGTAAAATATGTTGATTCACCTGAAATTAAGGGAACAATCGTTAAAATGAGTAAATTTAATGAGTTTGTACCTATGGATTATACAGTGGAAATTAGTGTGAGTAATAATGCTTCCGGGCCAACCATACCTCAAGACCCTATTGAGGAGGAAGAAGATTTACTCCCGGACAACGATCCAACAGATGTTGGTAATGATGAAGACACTGAGGATATTGATAAATAA
- a CDS encoding YuzF family protein, translating to MNEKWNLNDPYVYGALNGLLNQPISVQTPRGSVRGMLRKVMPDHIVVQMGGAPFYIRINQIIWFKPEATRITPDSAE from the coding sequence ATGAATGAAAAGTGGAATCTTAATGATCCGTATGTTTATGGAGCTTTAAATGGTCTGCTCAATCAGCCAATAAGTGTCCAAACGCCACGAGGGTCTGTCCGCGGTATGTTAAGAAAAGTCATGCCTGATCATATTGTTGTTCAAATGGGAGGCGCACCATTCTATATCCGGATTAATCAAATCATTTGGTTTAAACCAGAGGCGACAAGAATAACTCCAGACTCAGCAGAATGA
- a CDS encoding DsbA family oxidoreductase, producing MLQIDIWSDYVCPFCYIGKRELENAIIETGLKDQVKVAFRAFELNPDSPTEPIIGMLEDLSERKGQPLANIKQMVQNIVDRAKRIGLDYRFDNLMAQNTRSAHRLAKYAKEVGKAADYNERIFHAVFTESKFLPDANQLIELATDIGLDRDKVSEIIEDREAYSQDVEQDIELARQLQISGVPFFVINNKYALSGAQTKADFVNALEEIAREEGITLKPKLKKLGAETNSCGIDGCDI from the coding sequence ATGTTACAAATAGATATTTGGTCTGATTATGTTTGTCCATTTTGTTATATCGGAAAACGAGAGTTGGAGAATGCAATCATTGAGACTGGACTAAAAGATCAAGTTAAAGTGGCTTTTAGAGCATTCGAGTTAAATCCAGACAGTCCAACAGAACCAATTATCGGTATGCTAGAAGATCTAAGTGAACGCAAAGGACAACCGCTCGCAAATATTAAGCAAATGGTACAAAATATCGTTGATCGTGCTAAAAGAATTGGTCTTGATTATCGTTTTGACAATTTAATGGCGCAAAATACTCGGAGCGCACATCGACTCGCTAAATATGCCAAGGAAGTAGGCAAAGCTGCTGATTATAATGAACGAATTTTCCATGCTGTTTTTACGGAAAGTAAATTTTTGCCGGATGCTAATCAATTGATTGAACTTGCTACTGATATCGGTTTAGACAGAGATAAGGTGAGTGAAATCATTGAAGATAGAGAAGCTTATTCACAAGATGTTGAACAAGATATTGAACTTGCTCGACAATTGCAAATTTCGGGCGTCCCATTCTTTGTCATAAATAACAAGTATGCCTTATCAGGAGCTCAAACAAAAGCTGATTTTGTTAATGCACTTGAAGAAATCGCACGAGAAGAGGGTATAACCTTAAAACCAAAACTAAAAAAGTTAGGCGCAGAAACAAATTCGTGCGGGATTGACGGTTGTGATATTTAA